The nucleotide sequence TGGGGATCCCGCAGCCCGCCGTCTCCCGCCATCTCGCCGTCCTTGCGCCAGCGCGGGCTGGTCTCGGCAGGGCGCGAGGGTGCCGCAGTGTTCTACTACTTGGCGGATCCGCACATCATTCAAATCCTGGACATGATGCGCCAGCTCCTGCGCGACACCATGGATCGCCAGGCCGGGTCTCTCGTCAGCCAGGAGTAACTCGCCCGGTCGCGTCAAAACCACACGCCTTCTGTCTCTATGACATCCATCCTATCCGATGGGTGCCTAACGATAATGTCCTGCTCCCGCGCCGCGGGTTAAAGTGGGGCTATGCCGTATTGTAACTTTGGAGAGGCTGTTATGAGCCGTTCGTTACGAATCCTACTCGCGCTCGTCTTCGTGCTGTCCTGTCTGCTCGTGCCGGTCTCCAGTGCCCAGCAGCCCGTCGTCCACGGGGTCTTTTTCTTCTCCCCATCCTGCCCCCACTGCCATGAAGTCATGACCAACTTTTGGCCGCAGGTCGAGGCGCAGTTCGGCAATCAGCTCCACGTCCTGTTCGTTGACATCACTCAGCCTGAAGGCAACCAGATCATGTCCGATGCGCGAGCCACCCTGCGCATCGCCGAGACCGGCGTCCCGATGCTGATCATCGGTCGCGAAGTCCTGGTCGGGTCTATTGACATACCTGCCCACACGGCAGAGATCGTCCAGGCGGGTCTTGATGCAGGCGGCATCCCCCTCCCGCGCATCAGCGGGATTGAGCAGGTCTACCAGCGCGCCGTTGCCGATGCCGCCGCCGTTCAGGCAGGATCGTTGCAGCCGCAGTCCGCCGCGACCCTCGGCGTCGTCGCCCCCGTCTCCCTCTTCGAACGTCTGATCAACGATCCTATCGCCAATACCTTGGCGCTTGTCGTCCTGGGGCTGCTCCTGTTTAGTCTGGGGGCGCTCGTCTATGCCAACCTCATCGAGCGCAGCCTCCTGAACATGAAACTCGCCCAGCGCATGCTCCTGCTTCTGGCAATCCTCGGTGCGGGCATGTCTGTCTCCCTGCTCTCCGGGTGGGACAACCGGCCCGCTATCCTCGCGCTGGCCGCCGGTGAACTGATCACCTTTGTGGTCATCATTGTCGCCATCGCCGCCAAGCCGGGCATCCATGCCCTTCCGCGCTGGCTCGTGCCGCTCGCCGCGGTCGCGGGCTTTGCCGTCGCCGGTTATCTCGCCTATGTCGAACTTTCGCTCTCCGATGCCGTGTGCGGGCTGGTCGGCAACTGCAATGCCGTTCAGCAAAGCGCCTACGCCCAGTTTGCCGGCATCCCCATCGGCGTTCTCGGTCTGATCGGCTATTCCGCCATCGCCGCGGTCTGGTTCATCGACAAAGCCAAACGCCCCTGGGCACACCGTGCCCTCACCTATATGGCTATCTTCGGCGTCGTGTTCTCGGCCTATCTGACCTTCCTTGAGCCATTTGTCATCGGCGCGAGCTGCTTCTGGTGCCTGACCAGCGCCGTCTGGATGCTGACCATCCTCTGGTTGGTCGTCGGTCAGGATGTCCTTGCCCAGCCGATCCGCAAGTTTGTCCGCAAGTAACCTCCGTCGGCTGATCTGCGCACTCCAACCAGGCGGCGCCATCTTCTCCCATCTGTGCGAGAAGCGTGAGCGCCGCTTCGATTCGCGTTACAATCCGCGCTCTTTGCCGTCGCCTTGTGGAGAATCGTGAATGAGCGCAGCGCATCCGCGCTATGTTGCCATGTGGTCGGGTCCACGCAATATCTCGACAGCCATGCTCCGCTCGTGGGGCAGCCGTGCCGATACGGCGGTCATCGACGAGCCATTCTATGCCCACTACCTCGCCCATTCGCGCTTTCGCGATCAGCACCCCGGCGCCGACGAGATCGTCGCCGCCTACCAGACCGACTGGCAAGCGGTCGCCGCGGCGCTCACCGGTCCCATCCCGGCCGGCAAATCCATCTACTATCAGAAGCACATGACCCACCACATGCTCGATCATATCGACCTGGACTGGACCGACGCGCTCACCAACTGCTTCCTCATCCGCGAGCCGGGCGAAATGCTCATCTCCTATACCAAAGTCATTTCCGATCCCGCGCTCGAACAGACCGGTCTTCCGCGCCAGCTCGAACTCTTCGAGCGTTCCCGCCGCGTCACCGGCAAAATCCCCCCGGTGATCGATGCCTCTGATGTGCTGCAGGACCCGCGCCGAATCCTTTCGCTGCTCTGCGATGCCATCGCCATCCCTTTCGACGAGGCGATGCTTTCGTGGCCCGCCGGCAAACGCGCAACGGACGGCATCTGGGCGAAATATTGGTATGCCGCGGTTGAGAGCTCTACTTGCTTCGCGCCCTATCAACCCCGCACCGAGCCGGTCCCTGAGAACCTGCGCGGCCTGCTCGCATCCTGCACTGAGATTTACGAGACTTTGTATCAGCATCGCTTGAGGTGACCCCGTGAAACAGCAGTTTTTCGAACAGAACCGCGACCTGATCGTGAACATCAACGGTAATCTTGTCCACCGCGATCAGGCCGGCATCAGCCCCTTCGACTCGTCCGTCCAGAACGGCGACGCAGTGTGGGAGGGTCTCCGGCTCTATAGCGGCCGCATCTTCAAGCTCAACGAACATCTCGACCGCTTACGCGACTCGGCCATAGCGCTGGCCTACGCCGATATCCCCACCCGCGATCACATCACCGCCGAACTCCGCAAGACCTCCGCCGCCAATAACATGACCGATGGCGTCCATGTCCGCCTCACGCTCTCCCGTGGCGTCAAATACACCAGTGGCATGGACCCACGCCTTAACACCGCCGGCTCCACCCTGATCATCCTGCCTGAACACAAACCGCCGGTCTACGACAAATCCGGCCTCAACCTGATCACCTGCAGCATTCGCCGCATCCCGCCCGAATGCCTCGATCAGAAGATCCATTCCTGCAACATGCTCAATTCGATCCTCGCCAAACTGCAAGCCAACGAAGCCGGCGCCGACGACGCGCTCATGCTCGATATTCGCGGCTTCGTCGCCGAGACCAACGCCACCCATCTCTTCATCGTCAAGCATGGCGTCGTCTCAACCCCGACCGCCGGCTCGTGCCCCGAAGGTATCACCCGTGCCACCGTCCTCGACCTGTGCCGCGCGCATGCCATCCCGCATGAGGTCCGTGATATCACCCTTTACGAGGTTCACACCGCCGACGAAGTCTTCTGCACCGGCACCATGGGCGAGCTTGCCCCGGTCACCCGCGTCGACGGCCGCACCATCGGCTCCGGGAGTCCTCGGCCCCATGACCGCGCGCCTCAGCGATCTCTACGCCGAGCTCACCCGCACCGAAGGCGTCCAAATCGTCTGAAGCGCGTTCGATGCACTCTCATTTGTCTTCTCTACCGAGGTACGCTCGCCTACACCTCGAACTGCGACTTGATGGCGCCAGCGCCATCAAGTCGCAAATAAGGGAGGTCTGGAGGGTGTCAACCCTCCAGCGGAGGTGTGGAGGCAGCGCCTCCTGCTTTATAAGCTCCTGAGGTTCGTGCGCTCAGGCTATGTCCTTGCGGAGTTCATGCCGTGCCGTAATCTGGATTCCGCCTCGCCGCCGTTGGGTCAGCGACACTGCGCAGACCTTTGGCGTACATGCCGCGAACAGGTCTTCGCACAGCTTCACGGCCAGATCCTCGCAGAAGATGTACTGGTCCCTGAACGTCTCCAGATACAGCTTCAGCGTTTTGGTCTCGATGGCCATGCCGTCCGCCTCGATCGAGATCGTGACTTCGTAGAAATCGGGTTGGTGTGTGATCGGGCATCCCGCCGTGAGCTGGTCGCCGTGATACTCAATCTGCTTGCACCGTGTCGGGATGCGGTCAAGCTGCGTAAAAGTCGTGATCGGTTTTCCCAAGGCTGAGAATTCTGCGGACATACTCACCTCGCTGCTGTAGTGCGCCTGATTATACCGTCTCAAGTCGTCTCGTCTTTCCCAGTGTTGCGATAAGTCCAATCGGCCTTGCGGCAGTAGCAGGGTTCACCGTTGCCTGTTAAAATAATTCAAATGGCTGAGGTTGTTTGAGAACATTCGGCCGCCATTCCAGTAAACTGCCGAGGAGCAGCAGATCTCATGTCCAGTACCGCAGCAGCACTTCCCCAGCGCAGCGCGATCGCCACAGAACACACCTGGAACTCCGAAAGCGTCTTCGCCACCCACGCTGATTGGGATGCGGCAGCCGCCCTGGTCCTCGCTGAAATTCCGGCTGTGCAGGCATACAAAGACCGCTTATCCGAAGGCCCCTCCGTTTTAGCCGACTTCCTTGATGCGTCCGACAGGCTTGTTCGTAAGGCCGCCACTGTTCTCGTCTACGCCAGCATGTTCAGCGCGGTCGACACCGGTGATCAGGACGCCACCGCGATGGCTGGCCGCGCCGGCACCATCAACGGGCAGGTCGGTGCCGCGCTCGCCTTTGCCAACCCCGAACTTCTCGCTATCGGTCAACCTACGCTTGACACCTGGCTTGAGTCCGAGCCGCGCCTCGCCGTCTACCGTCATTTCATTCAAGACCTGTTCCGCCAGCAAACCCACGTCCGCTCCGCCGAAGTCGAAGAAGTCATGGGCCTGGTTTCCGACTCCTTCTACAGCACGTACGATGTGAAAAGTCGACTCGCCAATGCCGACCTCAGGTTCGCGCCTGCCATTGCGTCCGACAGCACCGAGCATGAAGTCGCCCAGGGCACTGTCGATACCCTGCTCGATAGCACCGACCGTGATGTCCGCCGTTCCGGCTGGAATAGCTATATGGACGGCTATCTGGCCTTCAAGAACACTTTCTCCGCATCCTACACCCAATCGATCAAGCAGGACGTCTTTGCCGCCCGCGTGCGCGGCTATTCCACCTGCCTCGAAGCCTCGCTCTTTGCCAACAACGTTCCGCCGGCCGTCTTCAAGAACCTTATCGACACCTTCAAGCGCAACCTCCCCACCTGGCACAAATACTGGGCCGTCAAACGCCGCGCGATGCGTTACGACACCCTCCACACCTACGATGTTTGGGCGCCCATCGCCGCTGACAAACCGCACGTCCCCTATGCACAGGCCGTGGACTGGATTTGCGACGGCATGGCCCCGCTCGGTAAACCATACGTCGATGCCCTTCGTCGCGGCTGTCTTGAAGACCGCTGGGTCGATATCTATC is from Candidatus Flexicrinis proximus and encodes:
- a CDS encoding winged helix-turn-helix transcriptional regulator; translation: MALLHDHICQALSDPRRIQIMYALNESRRHVSAIADALGIPQPAVSRHLAVLAPARAGLGRARGCRSVLLLGGSAHHSNPGHDAPAPARHHGSPGRVSRQPGVTRPVASKPHAFCLYDIHPIRWVPNDNVLLPRRGLKWGYAVL
- a CDS encoding HAD family hydrolase; translation: MWSGPRNISTAMLRSWGSRADTAVIDEPFYAHYLAHSRFRDQHPGADEIVAAYQTDWQAVAAALTGPIPAGKSIYYQKHMTHHMLDHIDLDWTDALTNCFLIREPGEMLISYTKVISDPALEQTGLPRQLELFERSRRVTGKIPPVIDASDVLQDPRRILSLLCDAIAIPFDEAMLSWPAGKRATDGIWAKYWYAAVESSTCFAPYQPRTEPVPENLRGLLASCTEIYETLYQHRLR
- a CDS encoding NADPH-dependent 7-cyano-7-deazaguanine reductase, producing MRRYNQAHYSSEVSMSAEFSALGKPITTFTQLDRIPTRCKQIEYHGDQLTAGCPITHQPDFYEVTISIEADGMAIETKTLKLYLETFRDQYIFCEDLAVKLCEDLFAACTPKVCAVSLTQRRRGGIQITARHELRKDIA
- the pepF gene encoding oligoendopeptidase F translates to MSSTAAALPQRSAIATEHTWNSESVFATHADWDAAAALVLAEIPAVQAYKDRLSEGPSVLADFLDASDRLVRKAATVLVYASMFSAVDTGDQDATAMAGRAGTINGQVGAALAFANPELLAIGQPTLDTWLESEPRLAVYRHFIQDLFRQQTHVRSAEVEEVMGLVSDSFYSTYDVKSRLANADLRFAPAIASDSTEHEVAQGTVDTLLDSTDRDVRRSGWNSYMDGYLAFKNTFSASYTQSIKQDVFAARVRGYSTCLEASLFANNVPPAVFKNLIDTFKRNLPTWHKYWAVKRRAMRYDTLHTYDVWAPIAADKPHVPYAQAVDWICDGMAPLGKPYVDALRRGCLEDRWVDIYPNQGKQQGAFSSGSYDTFPFIMMSYDNTLGAMSTLAHELGHSMHSYLTHQHQPAVYSYYSMFVAEVASNFNQAMTRAHLMRANTDRNFQIALIQEAMSNFHRYFFIMPTLARFELEMHTRVEQGKGVTAQDMIALMADLYAEGYGSEMTLDRERDGVTWATFDHLYANFYVYQYATGISAAHALSENILAGDGQAALHYVEFLSKGSSVYPLDALHHAGVDMTSPEAVETTFAVLARYVDRLDELTR